The proteins below come from a single Bacteroidales bacterium genomic window:
- a CDS encoding Crp/Fnr family transcriptional regulator, protein MNHTIINCELFRGINISELEDLLTSVTHKNYKFSKDEIITSSRNEVRGLYILMLGSVRGEMVDFSGKVIKIEDIESPRMLAPAFLFGKNNNYPVDIIANNNTEFIYFHRSSFLKLLQLNQTVLMNYLNIISDRAQFLSTKIRFLSFQTIKGKFAHYIINLINENNKEDIILPLSQSKLADLFGVTRPALGRVIRELHNNKIIIAENKRIKILNKSQLVELMK, encoded by the coding sequence GCGAGCTTGAAGACTTGTTAACTTCCGTTACACATAAAAATTATAAATTTTCTAAAGATGAAATAATAACGTCATCTCGGAATGAAGTACGCGGACTGTATATTCTAATGCTGGGAAGTGTAAGAGGCGAAATGGTTGATTTTTCAGGAAAAGTAATCAAAATTGAAGATATTGAAAGTCCGAGAATGTTGGCACCTGCTTTCTTATTTGGTAAAAATAATAACTATCCTGTTGATATTATTGCAAACAATAATACAGAATTTATCTATTTTCACAGAAGTTCATTTTTAAAACTTTTACAACTTAACCAAACAGTATTAATGAATTATCTGAATATAATTTCTGACAGAGCCCAATTTTTATCAACCAAGATTAGATTTTTATCATTTCAAACCATTAAAGGGAAGTTTGCACACTACATTATTAACTTAATAAACGAAAATAACAAGGAAGATATAATTTTACCGTTATCACAATCAAAACTTGCAGATTTATTCGGTGTTACTCGTCCGGCACTCGGAAGGGTAATTCGCGAATTACACAATAATAAAATAATTATTGCCGAAAATAAAAGGATTAAAATACTTAATAAATCTCAATTAGTTGAGTTGATGAAATAA